Proteins encoded together in one Bradyrhizobium sp. CB82 window:
- a CDS encoding IS110 family transposase: MNDSIFVGLDVHKATISVAVAEAMRGGEVRNLGIIPNRADQIAKLAKKLGKRDRQVSFCYEAGPCGYGLHRQLTGPGHNCIVVAPSLIPMKAGDRVKTDRRDAAMLAKLHRSDQLTAVWVPDAAHEAMRDLVRARATAMRVLGKARQHLQGFLLRHGRIYAGKRGWTLAYRRWLTTVRFDHPASQIVLQDYIHAVTDAEARVDCLTKRIEELAPQWSMTPIVEAVQAMRGIAFIVAVTVVAEVGDFSRFDNPRQLMAFLGLVPSEYSSGATIRRGNITKAGNALARRALIEGAWTYRMQARVSRKLHDRNERLPEVIRDIAWKAQVRLCARYRRLSAAGKPKVIVTTAIAREMVGFLWAITRQVQLGPAA, translated from the coding sequence ATGAACGATAGCATTTTCGTGGGGCTGGATGTGCACAAGGCGACGATTTCGGTTGCAGTGGCCGAAGCGATGCGCGGCGGGGAAGTTCGTAACTTGGGGATCATCCCTAATCGCGCCGATCAAATCGCCAAGCTGGCGAAGAAGCTTGGCAAGCGTGACCGGCAGGTAAGTTTTTGTTACGAAGCCGGACCCTGCGGATATGGCCTGCATAGACAACTGACGGGACCGGGACACAACTGCATCGTGGTGGCTCCCTCGCTGATCCCGATGAAAGCCGGCGATCGGGTAAAAACCGACCGGCGCGATGCGGCGATGCTGGCCAAGCTGCACCGGAGCGACCAACTGACAGCCGTGTGGGTTCCGGATGCAGCGCATGAGGCCATGCGCGACTTGGTGAGAGCCCGCGCCACGGCGATGCGTGTGCTCGGCAAGGCGCGGCAGCATCTCCAAGGCTTCCTGCTGCGACATGGGCGCATCTATGCCGGGAAGAGGGGGTGGACTCTGGCTTATCGTCGCTGGCTCACCACGGTGCGCTTCGATCACCCGGCGAGCCAAATCGTTCTGCAGGACTACATTCATGCCGTAACCGACGCTGAGGCCCGCGTGGACTGCTTGACCAAGCGGATCGAGGAGCTGGCGCCACAATGGTCGATGACGCCAATCGTAGAGGCCGTGCAGGCCATGCGCGGCATCGCCTTCATCGTTGCTGTAACCGTGGTTGCCGAGGTTGGCGACTTCTCTCGCTTTGACAATCCTCGCCAGTTGATGGCCTTTCTCGGCCTCGTGCCGTCGGAGTATTCGAGCGGCGCAACCATCCGACGCGGCAACATCACCAAGGCTGGCAATGCTCTGGCCAGGCGGGCTCTGATTGAGGGGGCATGGACCTATCGCATGCAGGCCCGCGTCAGTCGCAAGCTCCATGACCGTAACGAGCGCCTGCCTGAAGTTATCCGCGATATCGCCTGGAAGGCCCAGGTCAGGCTATGCGCTCGCTATCGCCGCTTGTCGGCGGCCGGCAAACCCAAGGTGATCGTCACCACCGCCATTGCACGTGAGATGGTCGGCTTCCTGTGGGCGATCACTCGTCAAGTACAACTCGGGCCGGCCGCCTGA
- a CDS encoding recombinase family protein yields the protein MLISSTVADERLTTAHRAKLAYVYVRQSSVNQVRQHQESTELQYRLVDRAIGLGWPPERVQVIDEDLGKSGAGGVDRHGFQKLIAEIGLGNAGLVVSLDASRLARNNRDWHQLLELCSVFGVLIADGERLYDPRAYHDRLLLGLSGIMSEAELHQLRMRLHQGERQKAARGELRLPLPAGLVYDRAGTIVLNPDEEVQARLHLVFAKFRELQSARRVMRYLDRNGLSLPVRPLLGPSPHEIVWRAPDSARVLNILQNPAYAGAYVYGRRQKDPSRCRPGSLTGTVKVAIADWAVCLHAAHPGYISWEEFMANQGRLANNVCCYEAGHSGVPRKGAALLQGIAVCGRCGRRMSMRYTGPNADYPVYCCRSDRDQQGSAMCQEVRALAVDALVERMVLDALVPDQIEIALAAAGQLEQESRQLERQWALRVERARYEAERARRQYDAVEPENRLVARSLERAWEERLRVVEAVEQEHARWRAQEPLLIGPAERAGLQALGENLPRIWNAATTSAADRKRILRFVIREVVLDQKRTRGQVWLKIVWQTGATSAHHVQRRVQTYRDYIDIDRLRQRIVELNAKHKMDGEIAAILNQEGFVAARGCAFKGENVWLLRTRWGIPTVKINGVDKNPMRWPDGSFSIQGAAAQLGVTPQTVFDYLARGLLEGRQLAKGQPWQIELSDDQIRQLRNRVRRTKRSRKEAANVGKSTRPSDGRHSAPLAESVDRDANPDCRSAAGSRRALVAPRVPPGQSEAALARANAHAPARPPRRHAASLPKPAQVSAPQDGSRALRRHTGACSACSLRMASGFTIRAPTTTACCWACPAS from the coding sequence GTGCTGATCAGCTCGACCGTCGCTGACGAGCGGCTCACGACCGCACACCGAGCCAAGTTGGCCTATGTCTACGTGCGGCAGTCATCCGTGAACCAGGTGCGCCAGCATCAGGAGAGCACCGAGCTGCAGTACCGCCTTGTCGATCGCGCCATCGGTCTGGGCTGGCCGCCGGAGCGCGTCCAGGTGATTGACGAGGATCTGGGCAAATCCGGTGCTGGCGGCGTGGACCGTCATGGTTTCCAGAAGCTCATTGCCGAGATCGGCCTTGGCAACGCCGGTCTGGTGGTGAGCCTCGACGCTTCTCGCCTGGCCCGCAATAACCGGGACTGGCATCAGCTTCTCGAACTGTGTTCGGTGTTCGGCGTGCTCATTGCGGATGGCGAGCGGCTTTACGATCCGCGCGCCTACCACGACCGCCTGCTGTTGGGCTTGTCCGGCATCATGAGCGAGGCGGAGTTGCATCAGCTTCGGATGCGCCTGCACCAAGGCGAACGCCAGAAGGCGGCGCGGGGCGAACTGCGGCTGCCGCTGCCAGCCGGGCTCGTCTACGATCGAGCAGGCACAATTGTTCTCAATCCGGACGAGGAGGTGCAGGCCCGTCTTCATCTCGTATTTGCCAAATTCCGGGAACTGCAAAGCGCGCGTCGTGTGATGCGTTACCTGGACAGGAACGGATTGTCCTTGCCGGTTCGGCCGCTGCTTGGACCATCTCCACACGAGATCGTCTGGCGTGCGCCAGATAGTGCACGCGTCCTTAATATCCTTCAGAATCCGGCCTATGCTGGGGCGTATGTTTATGGCCGCCGGCAAAAGGATCCGAGCCGATGCCGGCCGGGATCGCTGACGGGAACGGTCAAGGTAGCGATCGCGGATTGGGCGGTTTGCCTCCACGCCGCTCACCCAGGCTATATCAGCTGGGAGGAGTTCATGGCCAACCAGGGGCGACTGGCAAATAACGTCTGCTGCTATGAGGCGGGACACTCTGGCGTACCGCGCAAGGGGGCAGCCCTGTTACAAGGAATTGCGGTCTGTGGTCGTTGTGGACGGCGCATGAGCATGCGCTACACGGGCCCGAACGCCGACTACCCGGTCTATTGCTGCCGCTCGGATCGGGACCAGCAAGGCAGTGCAATGTGCCAGGAAGTCCGGGCCTTGGCGGTTGACGCGCTGGTTGAGCGGATGGTCCTCGATGCCTTGGTGCCGGATCAGATTGAGATCGCACTCGCGGCGGCGGGCCAACTGGAGCAGGAGAGCCGTCAGCTCGAGCGCCAGTGGGCGCTTCGCGTGGAGCGCGCCCGCTACGAGGCCGAGCGCGCTCGGCGCCAGTATGACGCCGTAGAGCCCGAGAACCGTCTTGTGGCGCGCTCACTTGAGCGGGCTTGGGAAGAGAGGCTGCGTGTCGTCGAGGCGGTCGAGCAGGAGCATGCGCGTTGGCGCGCGCAAGAGCCGCTTCTGATTGGCCCGGCGGAACGCGCGGGGCTACAAGCGCTCGGCGAGAACCTGCCGCGGATCTGGAACGCGGCCACTACGTCGGCAGCCGATCGCAAGCGCATTCTGCGATTTGTGATCCGCGAAGTCGTTCTAGATCAGAAGCGGACCCGAGGTCAGGTGTGGCTCAAGATCGTCTGGCAGACCGGTGCAACCAGCGCGCATCACGTGCAACGGCGCGTTCAGACCTACCGCGATTACATCGACATTGATCGATTGCGGCAACGGATCGTCGAGTTGAACGCTAAACACAAAATGGATGGCGAGATCGCGGCAATACTCAATCAGGAAGGCTTCGTCGCGGCCCGAGGCTGCGCCTTCAAAGGCGAGAATGTCTGGCTGTTGCGGACCCGCTGGGGCATTCCTACCGTCAAAATCAACGGCGTGGACAAGAATCCGATGCGCTGGCCCGATGGGAGCTTCTCAATTCAGGGTGCGGCGGCTCAGCTCGGCGTAACCCCGCAGACGGTGTTCGACTATCTCGCGCGGGGATTGCTGGAAGGTCGTCAGTTAGCCAAAGGCCAGCCATGGCAGATCGAGCTCTCAGACGACCAAATCCGTCAGCTTCGCAATCGGGTACGACGCACCAAGCGTTCGAGGAAGGAGGCTGCCAACGTTGGCAAATCCACCCGGCCGTCCGACGGCCGACATTCCGCGCCTCTGGCCGAATCTGTCGACCGCGACGCAAACCCAGATTGCAGATCCGCGGCAGGTTCTCGCCGAGCGCTTGTAGCCCCGCGCGTTCCGCCGGGCCAATCAGAAGCGGCTCTTGCGCGCGCCAACGCGCATGCTCCTGCTCGACCGCCTCGACGACACGCAGCCTCTCTTCCCAAGCCCGCTCAAGTGAGCGCGCCACAAGACGGTTCTCGGGCTCTACGGCGTCATACTGGCGCGTGTTCGGCGTGCTCATTGCGGATGGCGAGCGGCTTTACGATCCGCGCGCCTACCACGACCGCCTGCTGTTGGGCTTGTCCGGCATCATGA
- a CDS encoding helix-turn-helix domain-containing protein, with protein MIGELDDRVGQQRQRPPAETDMQRHFRVSPPSVHQMIVTLERNGFIRRQPGVPRSIEILLPPENLPILEWLGIKTSKSL; from the coding sequence ATGATCGGTGAGCTTGACGATCGTGTCGGCCAGCAGCGTCAGCGTCCACCCGCCGAAACCGACATGCAGCGCCATTTCCGCGTCAGCCCGCCCTCAGTCCACCAGATGATCGTCACCCTCGAACGAAACGGCTTCATTCGCCGTCAGCCCGGTGTTCCCCGGAGCATCGAGATTCTTTTGCCACCCGAAAACTTGCCCATCCTCGAATGGCTCGGCATCAAAACGTCGAAATCACTGTGA
- a CDS encoding IS1380 family transposase → MPTECSAEQFDFGRVEGRAVEAAFDAGLVTSDAGALLLGATDRAIDLVGRFADCFRDHRRQDLIEHAVGTLIGQRVFGIALGYEDLNDHDELRHDPLMAVLSGKLAARRGDCAPVAGKSTLNRLELSQSEPSRYHKIAHDTAAIEALPVTLFLEAHTRPPAQIILDLDATDDPLHGHQEGRFFHGYYDCYCYLPLYVFCGRHLLAAKLRPSDIDASAGSIAEVERLVRQIRARWPFVRIVLRADSGFAREALMAWCEHNRVDYLFGLARNTRLVATIADELATAQAAAEKTGRPARRFKDFQWSTLDTWSRRRRVVAKAEWTQGEANPRFVVTSLKRSEAGARQLYEDIYCARGEMENRIKECQLDLYADRTSAATMRANQLRLWFASMAYVLICALRRIGLAETTFADATCGTIRLKLLKIGALVRISVRRIKIAMASACPAAQQWSIAARRLAEAARARASPA, encoded by the coding sequence ATGCCAACAGAGTGTAGCGCAGAGCAGTTTGATTTTGGAAGGGTTGAAGGTCGGGCTGTGGAAGCGGCCTTTGATGCTGGCCTGGTGACGTCGGATGCCGGAGCGCTGCTGCTGGGCGCGACGGATCGGGCGATCGATCTGGTGGGTCGCTTTGCGGATTGCTTTCGCGATCATCGTCGTCAGGACCTGATCGAGCATGCGGTCGGCACGTTGATCGGGCAGCGGGTCTTCGGCATCGCGCTCGGCTATGAAGATCTCAACGATCATGACGAATTGCGGCACGATCCGCTGATGGCGGTGCTTTCGGGCAAGCTTGCGGCCCGGCGCGGGGACTGCGCACCGGTGGCCGGCAAGTCGACGCTGAACCGGCTGGAGCTGAGCCAAAGCGAACCTTCACGCTATCACAAGATCGCCCATGACACGGCGGCGATCGAGGCACTTCCGGTGACGCTGTTCCTGGAGGCGCACACGCGACCGCCGGCGCAGATCATCCTCGATCTCGATGCCACCGACGACCCGCTGCACGGGCATCAGGAGGGGCGCTTCTTCCACGGCTATTACGACTGCTACTGCTATCTGCCGCTGTACGTGTTCTGCGGCCGGCATCTGTTGGCGGCCAAGCTGCGCCCCTCCGACATCGACGCGAGCGCGGGCAGCATCGCGGAGGTCGAGCGGCTTGTCCGGCAGATCCGCGCCCGCTGGCCGTTCGTGCGCATCGTGCTGCGGGCGGACTCGGGCTTTGCGCGCGAGGCGCTGATGGCGTGGTGCGAGCACAACCGCGTGGACTATCTGTTCGGGCTCGCCCGCAACACGCGCCTGGTCGCCACGATCGCAGACGAACTGGCAACGGCTCAAGCTGCGGCCGAGAAGACCGGCCGCCCGGCGCGCCGCTTCAAGGACTTCCAGTGGAGCACGCTCGACACCTGGAGCCGAAGGCGCCGCGTCGTCGCCAAGGCGGAGTGGACGCAGGGCGAGGCCAATCCGCGCTTCGTCGTCACCTCGCTCAAGCGCAGCGAGGCGGGCGCGCGACAGCTCTATGAGGACATCTACTGCGCCCGCGGCGAGATGGAGAACCGCATCAAGGAGTGTCAGCTCGACCTTTACGCCGACCGCACTTCCGCAGCGACCATGCGCGCCAATCAGCTCAGGCTGTGGTTCGCCTCGATGGCCTATGTGCTGATCTGTGCCCTGCGGCGCATCGGCCTGGCTGAAACCACCTTTGCGGATGCCACCTGCGGCACCATCCGCCTCAAGCTCCTCAAGATCGGGGCCCTGGTGCGCATCAGCGTCCGCCGCATCAAGATTGCCATGGCCTCGGCCTGCCCAGCCGCCCAACAGTGGAGCATCGCCGCGCGCCGCCTGGCTGAAGCCGCCCGAGCCCGCGCCTCGCCGGCCTGA
- a CDS encoding M20 aminoacylase family protein, with translation MYSVENFRDLQREATAWRRYLHENPELDYQLHNTAKFVAEKLASFGINHIETGIAETGIVALIQGEGGEGPTIGLRADMDALPILEASKKPWSSKIADKMHACGHDGHTAMLLAAAKYLASTRNFRGSVALIFQPAEEVVAPSGGQRMVQEGIMDRFGISQVFGMHNRPGIEIGKFGICDGPIMASQDDFDIVVKGKGGHAAKPHETLDPVVIAAQIIVGLQTVVSRNTNPIDSLVISVTKLNAAQAYNIIPDDVEMSGTVRTLSPCLRDFAERQILACAQGIARGFGADVEFRYYRSAPVTFNHTEQTDLAIRAARNLVGAASVDDKMRVTMGAEDFAYMLEARPGSFIFLGNGPTAGLHHPAYDFNDEALPYGIGYWVNLVQTVLAK, from the coding sequence ATGTACAGCGTCGAAAACTTCCGGGATCTGCAGCGTGAGGCGACCGCTTGGCGCCGCTATCTCCATGAAAATCCAGAGCTCGACTATCAGCTACATAACACTGCGAAGTTCGTAGCCGAAAAGCTCGCGTCATTCGGTATCAACCATATCGAAACGGGGATAGCTGAAACCGGCATAGTGGCATTGATACAGGGCGAAGGGGGAGAAGGACCGACGATCGGATTGAGAGCGGATATGGACGCTTTACCGATCCTTGAAGCGTCAAAAAAACCTTGGTCGTCGAAGATTGCCGACAAAATGCACGCATGCGGGCATGACGGTCATACGGCCATGTTGCTGGCCGCGGCGAAATACCTTGCGTCTACGCGCAACTTCAGGGGCTCCGTTGCCTTGATCTTTCAGCCGGCGGAAGAAGTAGTGGCGCCATCTGGCGGTCAACGGATGGTTCAGGAGGGGATCATGGACCGTTTCGGCATCTCACAGGTTTTTGGAATGCACAACAGGCCGGGCATAGAGATTGGTAAGTTCGGTATTTGCGATGGCCCGATCATGGCCTCGCAAGACGACTTCGACATTGTCGTGAAGGGGAAGGGGGGGCACGCGGCCAAGCCGCATGAGACACTCGATCCAGTAGTCATTGCGGCGCAAATCATTGTCGGTCTTCAAACTGTGGTCTCGCGCAACACAAATCCAATAGACTCCCTCGTAATTTCCGTCACAAAGCTGAACGCAGCTCAAGCTTACAACATCATTCCGGATGATGTTGAAATGTCCGGCACCGTAAGGACTCTCTCACCCTGCCTGCGTGACTTCGCCGAACGACAGATCCTGGCATGCGCCCAAGGTATTGCGCGCGGATTTGGCGCGGACGTCGAGTTCAGGTACTATCGATCCGCCCCGGTCACCTTTAACCATACGGAGCAGACCGATCTGGCGATCAGGGCGGCTCGTAATCTCGTGGGAGCCGCCTCCGTCGACGACAAGATGAGAGTGACCATGGGGGCGGAGGATTTCGCCTATATGCTTGAGGCGCGTCCCGGTTCTTTCATTTTCCTCGGTAATGGACCGACCGCAGGTCTGCACCACCCAGCCTATGATTTCAATGACGAAGCTCTCCCCTACGGTATCGGCTATTGGGTGAACCTGGTCCAGACAGTGCTGGCTAAATAA
- the istA gene encoding IS21 family transposase — MLKLGELVMILDLHRQGLSFSAIARQLGVDRKTVRAYIAKGLEPPVYKKRVARPGIVDHFEAYLRERLAAYPALTAVRLWRELTERGFAGGYSIVRDRVRELRPSQPAGFEVRFETPAGEQAQVDFARFEVEFVDEPGIKRIVWLFSMVLGYSRLIWARFVVHQDLQTVLRCHIAALETIGGVPREILYDRMKTAVLGEDAEGLVVYNRALIDLARHYGFQPRACRPYRAKTKGKVERPFRYIREDFFLGGIFRNLDDLNGQLRHWLDTVANPRVHATTRRVVNEAFAEEKAALQALPGAPYRAVLHLERRASHEGMVSVGGNLYSVPDTTRRRVFDVHVLADEIRIFEGSVLVASHAPLEGRGQKRLDPAHRKLASFGRRRPGNTEPVTLTRAGDHAARRSLDFYAAVGRRLAAQEVV, encoded by the coding sequence GTGCTCAAACTTGGGGAACTTGTCATGATTCTGGATTTGCATCGCCAAGGTCTGTCGTTCAGCGCGATCGCCCGGCAGCTTGGTGTCGACCGAAAGACGGTCAGGGCCTACATCGCCAAAGGATTGGAGCCGCCGGTCTACAAAAAGCGAGTGGCGAGGCCTGGAATTGTCGATCACTTCGAGGCTTATTTGCGCGAGCGGCTGGCCGCCTATCCTGCGCTCACGGCCGTGCGGCTGTGGCGTGAGCTCACGGAACGCGGCTTCGCCGGTGGCTACAGCATCGTGCGCGATCGCGTGCGCGAGCTGCGGCCTTCCCAGCCGGCGGGCTTCGAAGTGCGTTTTGAAACGCCAGCGGGTGAGCAGGCGCAGGTCGACTTCGCCAGGTTCGAGGTCGAGTTCGTCGATGAGCCAGGGATCAAGCGCATCGTCTGGCTGTTCTCCATGGTGCTCGGCTACTCACGCCTGATCTGGGCGCGGTTCGTTGTCCACCAGGACCTCCAAACAGTGCTTCGCTGCCATATCGCCGCCTTAGAGACAATCGGCGGCGTTCCGCGCGAGATCCTCTACGACCGGATGAAAACCGCTGTCCTCGGCGAGGATGCCGAGGGGCTCGTGGTCTATAACCGCGCGCTGATCGATCTCGCTCGCCATTATGGCTTCCAGCCGCGCGCCTGCCGGCCTTATCGGGCCAAGACAAAGGGCAAGGTCGAGCGGCCGTTCCGATACATCCGCGAGGACTTCTTCCTCGGCGGTATCTTCCGCAATCTCGACGATCTCAACGGCCAGCTCCGCCATTGGCTGGATACGGTCGCCAATCCGCGGGTGCACGCCACGACCCGTCGGGTCGTCAACGAGGCCTTCGCCGAGGAAAAGGCGGCACTGCAAGCCTTGCCGGGCGCGCCCTATCGAGCAGTGTTGCATCTGGAGCGACGGGCCTCGCACGAAGGCATGGTGAGCGTCGGCGGCAATCTCTACAGCGTGCCTGATACCACGCGGCGGCGGGTCTTCGATGTCCATGTCCTCGCCGACGAAATCCGCATCTTCGAGGGCAGCGTGCTGGTGGCAAGTCATGCTCCGCTCGAAGGTCGGGGCCAGAAGCGGCTCGATCCGGCACACCGCAAGCTCGCCAGCTTCGGCCGACGCCGTCCAGGCAACACAGAACCCGTCACCCTCACGCGCGCCGGAGACCACGCCGCGCGTCGTTCGCTGGACTTCTACGCGGCCGTCGGCCGCCGCCTGGCAGCCCAGGAGGTCGTGTGA
- a CDS encoding Xaa-Pro peptidase family protein produces MTILDHAAITTIPYVPFDRTEYENRVEHARRLMKRYGFDALLVTSEHNWRYFVDDISTTPSSTTRPRFLLIPLSGEAVGIVPGSFDEFYGQTTWVKNYRTWAGPNPKDEGVSTLAKALNDLPTTAKIGTELGAESRLGMPVGDFLRVVDAIQPRTFVDASDPIFTPLRMIKSPAEIERMRTVNGIASVVFDKLAPKLRQGMTEREVCRLYELECFLLGVDKTLKINCNSGRGGYTRCFGVPTDKILSRDDLLFIDQGFLFNFYFSDFNRHFAFGVPDQNTVDAYKLVWEATEVGVGAVRPGIPISDIYAAMSGVLNSKESQRKVTSIGRMGHSMGLWMPELPSVHPEDKTLLKPGMIINIEPSTNYPSYFDGTPKLMIHEEVVVVTENGSELLTSRTPRTIPVVSQ; encoded by the coding sequence ATGACCATTCTAGATCACGCCGCGATTACCACGATCCCCTATGTACCCTTTGACAGAACAGAATATGAAAACCGAGTTGAGCACGCGCGACGGTTGATGAAAAGGTATGGCTTCGACGCGTTGCTTGTGACGTCCGAACATAACTGGCGTTATTTTGTTGATGATATCAGCACCACACCAAGTTCGACCACCAGGCCGCGGTTCCTTCTCATCCCCTTGTCTGGTGAAGCCGTAGGGATCGTTCCAGGCTCATTTGACGAATTTTACGGTCAAACCACCTGGGTAAAGAATTATCGTACTTGGGCCGGTCCTAACCCGAAGGATGAGGGCGTTTCCACGCTTGCTAAAGCGTTGAACGATCTGCCAACCACCGCAAAGATAGGGACGGAACTCGGAGCCGAGAGCAGGCTCGGTATGCCTGTTGGCGATTTTCTGCGCGTCGTTGATGCCATCCAGCCTCGCACATTCGTTGATGCCTCGGATCCAATCTTCACCCCATTGCGTATGATCAAGTCGCCCGCTGAAATTGAACGAATGCGCACGGTGAACGGGATTGCATCGGTAGTGTTTGACAAGCTGGCGCCAAAATTGCGCCAAGGTATGACTGAGCGAGAGGTTTGTCGCCTTTATGAGCTCGAATGCTTTCTCCTTGGCGTAGACAAAACGCTCAAGATCAATTGTAATTCAGGACGTGGGGGCTATACTCGCTGCTTTGGAGTTCCGACAGATAAGATTCTCTCGCGTGACGATCTGCTGTTCATAGATCAAGGGTTTTTGTTCAACTTCTATTTCAGTGATTTTAACAGGCACTTCGCTTTTGGAGTGCCCGATCAGAACACGGTGGATGCCTATAAGCTCGTTTGGGAGGCGACGGAGGTTGGTGTAGGCGCCGTGAGGCCTGGGATACCGATTAGCGATATCTATGCGGCGATGTCCGGCGTACTGAATAGCAAAGAGAGTCAACGCAAAGTCACCAGCATCGGGCGCATGGGACACTCGATGGGTTTGTGGATGCCAGAGCTGCCTTCGGTTCATCCAGAGGACAAGACACTTCTCAAGCCAGGGATGATCATTAATATCGAGCCAAGCACGAACTATCCGTCCTATTTTGACGGCACTCCAAAATTGATGATTCACGAGGAGGTTGTTGTCGTTACTGAAAATGGATCAGAGCTGCTCACGTCTCGTACCCCTCGAACTATACCAGTGGTCTCTCAATGA
- a CDS encoding D-amino acid dehydrogenase, translated as MTTIAIIGSGITGVTTAYALAVRGYSVTVFDRHRYAAMETSFANGGQLSASNAEVWNSPSTIVKGLKWMLRKDAPLLLNPSPSYHKYTWLAEFVGQIRHYRRNTIETTRLAIDARQHLFDIADREGINFDLERRGILHVYSSKAEFDAASCVNKLLLEGGLDRCPVTPSEMRAIEPALRNQYYGGFFTPSDSTGDIHKFTRGLAAACERKGVRFVFGAQIFQMRSDAQGVLVHWQEGPLRNEHRAQRAVICAGIGSRRIASILGDRVNIYPVKGYSITVNLPDTVSQTAAPRVSILDEASKIVTSRLGEDRFRVAGTAEFNGENRDISASRIRPLVQWVERFFPGVCTAQVVPWAGLRPMTPSMMPRVGRGKRPNIFYNTGHGHLGWTLSAATAEMVADAIMTEDGGTPSG; from the coding sequence ATGACAACGATCGCTATTATCGGATCCGGCATTACCGGAGTTACAACCGCTTACGCGCTGGCTGTGCGCGGCTACTCTGTTACAGTATTCGATCGACATCGTTATGCCGCGATGGAGACCTCGTTTGCCAATGGGGGACAATTGTCGGCAAGCAATGCGGAGGTCTGGAACAGCCCAAGCACGATCGTTAAAGGTCTCAAATGGATGCTGCGCAAGGACGCCCCCTTGCTGCTGAACCCGAGTCCAAGTTATCATAAATATACTTGGTTGGCAGAGTTCGTCGGCCAGATCCGTCACTATCGTCGTAACACAATCGAGACGACTAGACTCGCAATCGACGCGCGGCAGCATCTGTTTGACATTGCCGATCGTGAGGGCATCAATTTTGATCTCGAACGACGAGGCATTTTGCACGTCTATTCCAGTAAAGCCGAATTCGATGCAGCTTCTTGCGTGAATAAGCTGCTGCTGGAGGGAGGACTGGACCGGTGCCCCGTAACCCCCTCTGAAATGCGTGCGATCGAACCTGCGCTGCGGAACCAATATTATGGCGGTTTCTTCACCCCGTCTGACTCAACTGGCGACATTCACAAGTTCACGCGCGGTCTTGCTGCGGCCTGCGAGCGAAAGGGTGTGCGCTTTGTCTTCGGAGCACAGATCTTCCAGATGCGCTCGGATGCACAAGGTGTGCTTGTACATTGGCAAGAAGGTCCTCTTAGGAACGAACACAGGGCTCAAAGGGCAGTAATCTGTGCTGGTATTGGCAGCCGCCGTATTGCTTCAATACTCGGAGATCGCGTTAACATCTATCCCGTCAAGGGATATTCCATCACGGTGAACTTGCCGGACACGGTGAGCCAGACAGCAGCGCCGCGTGTCAGCATCCTCGACGAGGCGAGCAAGATCGTCACTAGCCGGTTGGGAGAAGATCGCTTCCGTGTCGCCGGAACCGCTGAATTCAACGGCGAGAACCGCGACATCAGCGCCAGTCGAATTAGGCCTCTGGTGCAGTGGGTGGAACGATTTTTTCCCGGTGTTTGCACGGCGCAGGTGGTGCCTTGGGCCGGCTTGCGTCCCATGACACCCAGCATGATGCCGAGGGTTGGCAGGGGTAAGAGGCCGAACATCTTCTACAACACTGGCCATGGTCATCTGGGCTGGACACTATCGGCTGCGACAGCTGAGATGGTCGCCGACGCCATCATGACGGAGGACGGCGGCACGCCGAGTGGTTGA